taactcagtacataggaacaggatcaggccattcagcccctcgaacctgttccaccattcaattagatcatagttgatctgtccctcaaccccatttatctgcctttgctccatatcccttgatagccttatctaacaaaatatctatcgatctcagtcttgaatatttccATTGACCCAGTATTCACCGGCTTTTGGGGGAGAGTAtttcagattttcactaccctttatgtgtgaaagtgcttcctgaattcACTCCTAAACGGTCTAGCTCAAATTTAAagtttgtgtccccttgttctagattcccctaccaGATGAAATGATTTCTCTGTATAtattctatcaaatcctttatcattttaaacacctcaattagatcatccctcaaccttctaatctCCGGGGAATACAATTCAAGTTTATGCAATTTGTCCTCCTAATTTAATCCTTTACACTCTGGTAGCACAGACCTACTGCCCCCCTGGTGTGAGATGTTAAAAACAGAAATGAAAAGCCTGAACAATAAATAACCGTAGATgtgtattttgttttaaatttcccTTTCCTTTGGCTTTAAATTGCTCAGACTGATAGAGTTGCAGCAACGGGTACAAGTTAAGTTGGGGGGAGCAGAACTGCTGTGCAGAAAAAGAAGTTGCCAGTAAGAGGAAGGGAATGACCAGTGGAGGGGCCGTTTTTCTTTCTATTGGGAATTTAGATGGGGAGTCTTACTGCTAGTTCATATGGctggactccatatacctgcaAACAAGCCTGAGGTCAAAACCAACTCTACAGATGGACATTGCTGTCAGCGATGAGTTTGGCAAATAGGGAGTCAGATTTTTAACCTGCTTGGCTCTTGTTTACCCCTAAAGCAGGGTAGAAGTTCAGGAGGAAGAAAGTATAAGATGAATCCAGGATGCACTTACTGTGGAAGCTGCCCAGCAGTTGTAGTTGTGTGTACCTTGTTCAGCTTGTTTAATTGAAACTGCATCCACAATTGAGGCTAAGAGGTACAACAGAGCACCGCTGGCATTAAAACACAAACCCTGCAGTCAAAACACACAATATTATTACCCCACTTCAGAACTAGATTAGTACTAATATATGCATCCTCTCACTAGATACAGCTCTCCTACATAACTgggggaagaaagaacttgcattaatagggCATCTTTCACTTATTCAGGATATCTTATAGCACTCACAGCCAAAAGAAATtgctgttgaagtgtagtcacttatgtaggcaaatgcagcagtcaacttgcacacaaggtcccacaatcaacaAATGatgtgaatgatcagttaatctgtttttggtgctgcTGGTTGAGGATGGAATGTTGGCCACTGCACCAGaactctctgctgttcttcaatcagtgcgtgggatcttttatgtccacctgaacagtcaGACAgctcctcaatactgcactgaagtatcagtctagattatgtgctcaacccaTGTGggttgaggcttgaacccacaaatctTCTGACTCACACTTGAAGTGACCAGCTGAGCCAAACTTGGAGCCTGGAATGCTTGTTCACTAAAACTGAAgtcatataaaacactggttaggcctcagctggagtattgtgttcaattctgggcaccacactttaggaaggatgtcaaggccttagagatttaCTGGagtggtgccagggttaagggacttcagttatgtgaagagattggagaagctggggttgttttccttagaatagaggggagatttgatagaggtgttcaaaatcatgaacagttttgttagagtaaataaggagaaactgtttccagtggcagacaggtcagtaaccagaggacaaagatctaaggtgatcggcaatagagtcagaggcgacatgaggaaacatttttttatgcagtgagttgtaatgatttggattgcactgcctggaagggtggtggaagcagattcaagaataactttcaaaagggaattagataaatacttgaagggaaaaaatttacagggctatggggaaagagcaggggaatggcactaattgaatagctctttcaaagagccagcacaggcacgatgggcccaacggcctcctcctgtgctgtacctactatgatactatgatataaaAGAAAATCAACAGGATTTGTTAAGAaagaaatgttttatttattgctttttttttattcgttcacgggatgtgggcgtcgctggcaaggccggcatttattgcccatccctaattgcccttgagaaggtggtggtgagccgccttcttgaaccgctgcagtccgtgtggtgacggttctcccacagtgctgttaggaagggagttccaggattttgacccagcgacaatgaaggaacggcgatatatttccaagtcgggatggtgtgtgacttggaggggaacgtgcaggtggtgttgttcccatgcgcctgctgcccttgtccttctaggtggtagaggtcgtgggtttgggaggtgctgtcgaagaagccttggcgagttgctgcagtgcatcctgtggatggtgcacactgcagccacagtgcgccggtagtgaatggagtgaatgtttagggtggtggatggggtgccaatcaagcgggctgctttatcttggatggtgtcgagcttcttgagtgttgttggagctgcactcatccaggcaagtggagagtattccatcacactcctgacttgtgccttgtagatggtggaaaggctttggtgagtcactcgccgcagaatgcccagcctctgacctgctctcgtagccacggtatttatatggctggtccagttaagtttctggtcaatggtgacccccaggatgttgatggtgggggattcggcgatggtaatgccgttgaatgtcaaggggaggtggttagactctctcttgttggagatggtcattgcctggcacttatctggcgcgaatgttacttgccacttatcagcccaagcctggatgttgtccaggtcttgctgcatgcgggcttggactgcttcattatctgaggggttgcgaatggaactgaacactgtgcagtcatcagcgaacatccccatttctgaccttatgatggagggaaggtcattgatgaagcagctgaagatggttgggcctaggacactgccctgaggaactgaaAATTGTAGCAACATCGCAAAGGAAATCAATGAGGCCGAATTTTCTTGGCCCTTCTGATGTAGTCTGCCACAACTCCAGTAGAAGTGCGGTGGAAGCACCTCGAAATAGTCCAGGAGCTGGATGCATCAGGTCCCACCCTATGCTGGGAGCTCCCACTCGGCCTTACAAGGGGCGGAGCCTTTTCCAACAtgagtcagaaccttcaggacGGAGCCTGTGGAACCATTACCCCAACATGAATTAGCACCTCCAGGAGAGCAGGTGAGAAAATCAGGGGAAACATTTTGAAGAAATTAGAAAAAACAAAGAGCAAGCCAGTAGGCCACTCACCACTGCGGTCCATGGTACCTGAGGGATCTTAGTATAAGCCATAGTGATGTAGAAGACTAAAAAGAAGACTGTGAGCACCCAGTAAAAGACTGCCACAAACATCACCCAACCAAAGGCAGAGACGGAGAAATACTCTGTACCAGCTATTAATATCCACACCAACAGCCCAAGTACCTGAAAAAAAGAACAGTTTTCAGTGAAAGAGCTCCACATGTTACTGGACAAGCTCATTCTCTATCCTGCCCCTGTCTGGTTTTGAATAGGAAATGAACTGGGCTAAACTCATTGCATTCAGACTGCTTTAAAAGAACATATCTACACAAAAATGTTTGCATTTGTTTACAAGCACACGGCAGTGACGTAAATCACATTGAAACATTCCTTGTCACTCGATGAAAATGATGCCCTGGTTCCTGGTCCTTCCAAAATAAAAACACTTTTTTCACGAAAACAGTCCCTTTTACGTGTGAGCTCAGTCACACAGCTTGATAAAGAAGTACAACTGGAAAGGACATCAGGAAAAATACACAGTTTGTGAAGTATTTAAAGTATTAATGTGCTAACTCCACAATGTCATTTATTAGGCAATTGACACAGTTACTTACAAATAAAggggataaaaagaaaaaaactgcagaAACTGAAACAAAACAGGGTTTCAGTTTTCAGGACTGACGATGGGTATACACCACAAACATTAATCCATCTTTTCCCTTTAGAGATTGACAGGCCTACAGTGCATCCCAGCACTTCCAGCAtatgcatttttttctttttattaaaaGGGGATTAACTTGTACTTAGCATTAAGTATTGCAACAGACATCTCGGAACTTTTATGAGTGGATGACATATTATCACCAGTTAAAACAGTCCCCAGTGCGAATGTGTGCACTCAAAATATTATTGTTACTGATGACTAAAGCTGCATTTACAATTGCAGTCTGGGTCTCTTCCCCATTGAGTTTTGGAACGTGCAGCTGATCTCCTTGTCACCCAACTGCACTGAGGGGGCTCAACAGTCTGTTACACTTTGGTCACAAGCCTGACGTCATGATGTCACAATGTAACGTCACGGCATCACCTCGGAAACACGCCACCGCCATCACAGCAGTGAGTTTACTAGCCCAGTGAGAGAGTGTCGGCAACCAGCAAGACCCAGTGAAACGCAGGTTTTCCTTGCCCTGGTCTATCAAAAATCCAGCAGGTTGATGTGGCAGCTGGCTATGAAAGACCTCCACTGAGAAGGCTGGGGTCTATTGGGAAAGGCCATTGTGTAaggccaacccaccttgtattgtacaccatgagtcgTAAGAAATACTGtggttgaattgtaataatgagattgctttgtgtagtgttttggtttgaattgtactggtttggaattgtgatatttacatagaatttaaaggtacacacagttcaatgaaataaagtatattttgaaatttaaaaaagctgggtctggccacgctggccgagcaggcgcaCGATGTCCTGAAAAGCTGGACTGccctccccacctgtcccaggtggagaagttcctgaggaggaaccccttcgaccacaaggccgtcagacagtggtcgacacgaaacgttctcagagtcctgca
This DNA window, taken from Heptranchias perlo isolate sHepPer1 chromosome 2, sHepPer1.hap1, whole genome shotgun sequence, encodes the following:
- the cmtm8b gene encoding CKLF-like MARVEL transmembrane domain-containing protein 8b encodes the protein MEDRPRTISTTSSTYTVSFSSAARGYDRAFLKTLPGLLMIAEIVLGLLVWILIAGTEYFSVSAFGWVMFVAVFYWVLTVFFLVFYITMAYTKIPQVPWTAVGLCFNASGALLYLLASIVDAVSIKQAEQGTHNYNCWAASTFFAFVVTLCYSGNAYFSFQTWRSRDQGP